A single Flavobacterium sp. 1 DNA region contains:
- a CDS encoding arylsulfatase: MKKIKINSKIKNPQKGLLITALLVAQLGFAQEKSEFKGTIGKTLADSKEYWPEPVKAPASAPNIVWILLDDVGFGASSAFGGLISTPTFDNLANNGLRYTNFHTTAICAPTRAALLTGRNSGRVHESGFSHTILSAGFPGWDGRIPSDKGTIAEILRDKGYNTFAVGKYGLTPDEEATDAGPFDRWPTGKGFEHFFGFLGSQTDQYKPDLVEDNAHVTPDGRHLTDQITDKAISYITKQHKAAPDKPFFLYYAPGAVHAPHQVDNSWSDPYKGKFDEGWDVYREKVLANQKKLGVIPANAVLPGRNPLITDWKKLSTDQKKVYARFMEVYAGYLTYTDHEIGRVINYLKESNQLDNTLIFVAIGDNGASKEGTLQGTINQKLFSQIADEKNLQDNLNNIGEIGTPQGLNTNYPLGWAQATNSPFKNWKQDAHSEGGTRNPLIVFYPKGIKEKGGIRNQYSHVTDLLPTTLDIAGIKAPEYIREIKQDKIQGSSFQASLDNPKAESLHKVQYYYIFGNRAIYKDGWKAAAAHLPDSFAVKNSLGKNEKPAPSNFDTDVWELYNLNEDFNERNDLAKKHPEKLAELKKLFDEQAKENNLYPLIDWQDVYNRRIHNTGADKDKTVQDLIQQASKPGGTN; this comes from the coding sequence ATGAAAAAAATTAAAATTAACTCAAAAATCAAAAATCCACAAAAAGGGCTTTTGATTACTGCATTGCTTGTTGCACAGCTGGGCTTTGCACAAGAAAAATCAGAATTTAAAGGTACAATTGGAAAAACCTTAGCCGATTCTAAAGAATACTGGCCAGAACCTGTAAAAGCTCCTGCCAGCGCTCCAAATATTGTTTGGATTTTACTGGATGATGTAGGATTTGGAGCCTCAAGTGCTTTTGGAGGTTTGATCAGCACACCTACTTTTGATAATTTGGCCAATAATGGTTTGCGCTATACCAATTTTCATACTACGGCAATTTGTGCTCCTACCCGTGCAGCATTATTAACCGGCAGAAATTCCGGACGAGTTCATGAAAGTGGTTTTTCACACACTATTCTATCAGCAGGATTTCCTGGCTGGGACGGAAGAATTCCATCAGACAAAGGAACAATTGCTGAGATTTTAAGAGATAAAGGATATAACACTTTTGCTGTGGGTAAATATGGATTAACTCCTGATGAAGAGGCTACCGATGCAGGACCTTTTGACAGATGGCCAACAGGAAAAGGATTTGAACACTTTTTTGGTTTCTTAGGATCACAAACCGATCAGTACAAACCTGATTTAGTAGAAGACAATGCACATGTAACACCTGATGGACGACATTTAACCGATCAGATTACTGATAAAGCTATTAGTTATATTACCAAGCAGCATAAAGCAGCCCCGGATAAACCATTCTTTTTATATTATGCACCGGGAGCAGTTCATGCACCTCATCAGGTAGATAATTCGTGGAGTGATCCATATAAAGGAAAATTTGATGAAGGCTGGGATGTCTATCGTGAAAAAGTATTGGCGAATCAGAAAAAACTGGGTGTAATTCCTGCTAATGCTGTACTACCGGGACGCAATCCGCTTATTACAGACTGGAAAAAACTAAGTACGGATCAAAAGAAAGTATATGCCAGATTTATGGAAGTATATGCAGGATACCTTACTTATACGGATCACGAAATTGGAAGAGTAATCAATTATTTAAAGGAAAGCAATCAATTAGACAATACCTTGATTTTTGTTGCAATTGGTGATAATGGAGCCAGTAAAGAAGGTACTTTGCAGGGTACAATAAACCAAAAACTTTTTTCACAAATCGCTGATGAAAAAAATCTTCAGGATAATTTAAATAATATCGGAGAAATTGGAACTCCACAAGGTTTAAATACAAATTATCCTTTAGGCTGGGCACAGGCAACCAATTCCCCTTTTAAAAATTGGAAACAAGACGCACATTCAGAAGGAGGAACCCGTAATCCGCTGATTGTTTTTTATCCGAAGGGAATTAAGGAAAAAGGAGGAATCAGAAATCAATACAGCCATGTAACTGACTTACTTCCAACAACATTGGATATTGCAGGAATTAAAGCTCCGGAATATATCAGAGAAATTAAGCAGGATAAAATCCAGGGTTCCTCATTTCAGGCTTCTTTAGATAATCCAAAAGCAGAATCATTGCATAAAGTACAATACTATTACATTTTTGGAAACAGAGCCATTTATAAAGATGGATGGAAAGCCGCTGCGGCTCATTTGCCTGATTCGTTTGCTGTGAAAAACAGTTTGGGTAAAAATGAAAAACCTGCACCAAGTAATTTTGACACAGATGTTTGGGAATTATACAACCTAAATGAAGATTTTAACGAGCGTAATGACCTGGCAAAAAAACATCCTGAAAAATTAGCCGAGCTTAAAAAACTGTTTGATGAGCAAGCCAAAGAGAATAACCTTTATCCGCTAATTGACTGGCAGGATGTATACAACAGAAGAATACATAATACCGGAGCAGATAAAGATAAAACTGTTCAGGATTTGATTCAGCAAGCAAGCAAACCCGGTGGTACTAATTAA
- a CDS encoding arylsulfatase, translated as MIKKLFILALLVVAQFQLFAQKKQPNIIVILADDLGFSDIGAFGSEIKTPNLNKLAKNGLILKQFYNAGRCCPSRASLLTGLYSHQAGIGDMVQDKGFPAYQGYLNEHCITIGQALKQAGYNTIVSGKWHVGLVPSAWAVNRGFDDSFTLQNNGSSYFNSEPLYNDGRKVTFLKGDKEIIRTDTSTYLTQEITNFALNSLEKQRNHQKPFFLYVAYNAPHWPIQALPEDIAKYKGKYLGGWDKLRARRFEKLKKQGIIDKNWDLSNRFEKVPDWEKLSAGEKDKWDTRMAIYAAMIDRMDAGIGEILQKVKSLGEENNTLILFLSDNGGSADDVKNWNYVTQKNGTAGSVASIDSYESPWGNVSNTPFQLFKKNTHEGGIASPFIAYYPKHIKAGTLSNRVSHLIDIFPTCLEYAGFQYPDFFRGKKLTSLEGISLKKEFEGQQSDAHEALFWEHEGSKAVRKGQWKAVAENNQPWELYNLATDRTETKNVAKLEPKLLQNLIELHQQWSIKVGVEDWNKIK; from the coding sequence ATGATTAAAAAACTGTTCATTCTTGCCCTGTTGGTTGTTGCACAATTTCAGCTATTTGCACAGAAAAAGCAACCTAACATCATCGTCATTTTGGCGGATGATTTAGGTTTCTCAGATATTGGTGCTTTTGGCTCAGAAATTAAAACTCCAAACTTGAATAAACTCGCTAAAAACGGGCTTATTCTAAAGCAGTTTTATAATGCGGGGCGTTGCTGTCCTTCACGGGCTTCATTGCTCACGGGTTTGTATTCTCATCAGGCAGGTATTGGAGACATGGTTCAGGACAAGGGATTTCCGGCTTATCAGGGATATTTAAACGAACATTGTATCACGATTGGGCAAGCACTCAAACAGGCAGGATACAACACTATTGTTTCCGGAAAATGGCACGTTGGTTTAGTACCATCAGCCTGGGCGGTGAATCGGGGGTTTGATGATTCTTTTACTTTACAAAACAATGGGAGCAGTTATTTCAACTCGGAACCTTTATATAACGACGGAAGAAAAGTTACTTTTTTGAAAGGAGATAAAGAAATTATTCGCACGGATACTTCTACTTATTTGACTCAGGAAATAACCAATTTTGCCCTTAATTCTTTAGAAAAACAACGAAATCACCAAAAGCCTTTTTTTCTGTATGTGGCTTATAATGCCCCGCATTGGCCCATTCAGGCATTGCCGGAAGATATTGCAAAATACAAAGGCAAATACCTGGGAGGCTGGGATAAATTGAGAGCAAGACGTTTTGAAAAATTAAAAAAACAAGGAATCATTGATAAAAATTGGGACTTATCAAATCGTTTTGAAAAAGTGCCGGATTGGGAAAAACTAAGTGCCGGAGAAAAAGACAAATGGGATACCCGAATGGCAATTTACGCTGCCATGATCGACCGAATGGATGCCGGAATTGGAGAAATCCTGCAGAAAGTAAAGTCTTTGGGAGAAGAAAATAATACCCTTATTCTTTTTCTTTCGGATAATGGCGGAAGTGCCGATGATGTGAAAAATTGGAATTATGTTACACAAAAAAATGGAACAGCAGGTTCGGTTGCATCGATTGACAGTTACGAAAGTCCTTGGGGAAATGTGAGCAACACGCCTTTTCAATTATTCAAAAAGAACACCCATGAAGGCGGTATTGCTTCCCCTTTTATTGCTTATTATCCAAAGCATATTAAGGCAGGTACACTAAGCAACAGAGTAAGTCATTTGATTGATATTTTTCCAACTTGTCTGGAGTATGCCGGTTTTCAATATCCTGATTTTTTTCGAGGAAAAAAACTCACGTCCTTAGAAGGTATTAGCTTAAAAAAGGAATTTGAAGGACAACAATCTGATGCACATGAAGCTTTATTTTGGGAACATGAAGGCAGCAAAGCAGTAAGAAAAGGTCAGTGGAAAGCAGTAGCCGAAAACAATCAGCCCTGGGAATTGTACAATCTTGCTACAGACCGGACAGAAACAAAAAATGTGGCAAAATTAGAACCAAAACTGCTACAAAACCTGATTGAATTACATCAACAATGGTCAATAAAAGTAGGTGTAGAAGATTGGAATAAAATAAAATAA
- a CDS encoding RagB/SusD family nutrient uptake outer membrane protein: MKKIIITFILSTGLFVSCTDLEVTPTSFITEENFFKTQDDAVASVTAVYASLSLDSGEQSLFGRNLYFLTDMASDYAAAGVSATNPQVRALSSLTHDATSDRVQVAWRQIYNGINRANISIDNISRVSGSEVVKTRLINEAKFIRGLLYFQAVRLWGGVPIVLHEATSINVESLKSKRASVEEVYAQIILDLKDAESLPSAYPANEAGRATSGAAKAILTKVYLTRKDWTNAILKAKEVINGGYGYALFENFQDIFTKTKKNGKEHIFSVQFEPNQAGNGSSGSTFQATSFTGFTATEPADIISDVALFYDIYAEGDVRRDVSYKKQLLNPATGTLYTFPKPIFGKYLDLTNLATPSNVAINFPIIRYADILLSLAEAINEKDGATLEAHELVNQVRRRAFGKAISTPDVTVDLVGLTTSQLREVIREERKKEFVQEGQRWFDLVRWGTLVTEIKKVTAKNSVSERNNLYPIPQSERNIDPVGLPQNPGY; encoded by the coding sequence ATGAAAAAGATAATAATAACATTCATATTAAGTACAGGTTTATTTGTATCGTGCACGGATCTGGAGGTAACGCCGACCTCTTTTATAACCGAAGAAAATTTCTTCAAAACCCAGGATGATGCTGTGGCCAGTGTGACTGCAGTTTATGCTTCTCTAAGCCTTGACTCGGGTGAGCAGAGTTTATTCGGAAGAAATCTTTATTTCCTGACAGACATGGCTTCTGATTATGCTGCAGCCGGAGTTTCGGCGACGAATCCTCAGGTAAGAGCTTTAAGCAGCTTAACCCATGATGCCACTTCAGATCGTGTTCAGGTAGCTTGGCGTCAAATTTACAATGGTATCAACAGAGCCAACATATCTATTGATAATATTTCTAGAGTATCAGGGTCAGAAGTAGTAAAAACTAGATTGATTAATGAAGCTAAATTCATTAGGGGGTTATTGTATTTCCAAGCCGTTCGTCTTTGGGGTGGAGTTCCAATCGTTTTGCATGAAGCCACTTCTATTAATGTAGAAAGTTTAAAATCAAAAAGAGCGTCTGTAGAAGAAGTTTATGCTCAGATTATTTTGGACTTAAAAGATGCTGAAAGCTTACCGTCAGCTTATCCGGCTAATGAAGCTGGAAGAGCTACATCAGGAGCAGCAAAAGCTATTTTAACGAAAGTATATTTGACCAGAAAAGATTGGACAAATGCAATTCTTAAAGCAAAAGAAGTGATTAATGGCGGATATGGATATGCGCTTTTTGAAAACTTTCAGGATATATTTACGAAAACAAAAAAGAACGGCAAGGAACATATTTTTTCTGTTCAGTTCGAACCGAATCAAGCAGGAAACGGTTCCAGCGGAAGTACTTTTCAGGCAACATCATTTACCGGATTTACAGCAACTGAACCAGCAGATATTATTTCGGATGTAGCTTTGTTCTATGATATTTATGCCGAAGGAGATGTTAGAAGAGATGTGAGTTATAAAAAACAATTATTGAATCCTGCTACTGGAACATTGTATACTTTCCCAAAGCCAATTTTCGGCAAATATCTTGATTTGACCAATTTAGCTACACCGTCAAATGTGGCTATCAATTTTCCAATAATCCGTTATGCGGATATCTTATTGTCTTTGGCAGAAGCTATTAATGAAAAAGACGGAGCAACTTTAGAAGCTCATGAACTTGTGAATCAGGTAAGAAGAAGAGCTTTTGGAAAAGCAATCTCAACACCGGATGTAACTGTGGATTTAGTAGGTCTTACAACGTCTCAATTAAGAGAAGTCATTCGCGAAGAGCGTAAAAAGGAATTTGTCCAAGAGGGGCAAAGATGGTTTGATTTAGTACGCTGGGGAACTTTGGTTACCGAAATAAAAAAAGTAACGGCTAAAAACTCTGTTTCAGAAAGAAATAATTTATATCCGATTCCGCAGAGCGAAAGAAATATTGACCCGGTAGGTTTACCTCAAAACCCTGGATATTAA